One genomic region from Microcella humidisoli encodes:
- the rpsR gene encoding 30S ribosomal protein S18, whose protein sequence is MAGKSSGDRRKPRGGKGAKNAAPAKAIRVGVIDYKDVATLRKFISERGKIRARRITGVSVQEQRLIARAVKNAREMALLPYAGAGR, encoded by the coding sequence ATGGCTGGCAAGAGCAGCGGCGACCGCCGCAAGCCGCGCGGGGGTAAGGGCGCGAAGAACGCCGCTCCCGCGAAGGCGATCCGCGTCGGCGTCATCGACTACAAAGACGTCGCGACCCTCCGCAAGTTCATCTCGGAGCGCGGGAAGATCCGCGCCCGTCGCATCACCGGTGTCTCCGTGCAGGAGCAGCGCCTCATCGCCCGCGCCGTCAAGAACGCGCGCGAGATGGCCCTGCTTCCGTACGCCGGCGCGGGCCGATAG
- the dnaB gene encoding replicative DNA helicase, which yields MSIAHISAASDARGPDSRGSDSRGPDSRGSGDVRGHDRVPPHDLLAEQSALGGMLLSKDAVADVIESVRGIDFYIPKHEVIFEAILTLYSHGEPTDVIAVTDELTKSGALSRAGGADYLHTLTAIVPTAANAGYYASLVAEKAVLRRLVEAGTRIVQMGYASEGEVTDLVNNAQAEIYQVAGGVEAEDFIPLTEAVTTAIDEIEAAKGRDGQMTGVPTGFHDLDALTNGLHPGQLVLVAARPALGKSTLALDFARAAAIKHDMPTIIFSLEMGRSEIAMRLLSAEASVPLQAMRKGTVDARDWTTIAATRGRINDAPLYIDDSPNMTLVEIRAKCRRLKQKVGLKMVIIDYLQLMTSGKRVESRQQEVSEFSRALKLMAKELQVPVVALSQLNRGPEQRADKKPALSDLRESGSLEQDADMVILLHRESAYEKENPRAGEADFIVAKHRNGPTDTITVGFHGHFSRFADMPRI from the coding sequence ATGTCGATCGCGCACATCTCGGCAGCATCCGACGCCCGCGGCCCCGACTCCCGAGGGTCCGACTCCCGCGGCCCCGACTCTCGCGGGTCTGGCGACGTGCGCGGCCACGACCGCGTCCCCCCGCACGATCTGCTCGCCGAGCAGAGCGCCCTCGGCGGCATGCTGCTGAGCAAAGACGCCGTGGCCGACGTTATCGAATCGGTGCGCGGCATCGACTTCTACATTCCCAAGCACGAGGTCATCTTCGAAGCGATCCTCACGCTCTACTCGCACGGCGAGCCCACCGACGTCATCGCCGTCACCGACGAGCTCACGAAGTCGGGCGCGCTCAGCCGCGCCGGCGGCGCCGACTACCTGCACACCCTCACGGCGATCGTGCCGACGGCGGCGAACGCGGGCTACTACGCCTCGCTCGTCGCCGAGAAGGCCGTGCTGCGCCGCCTCGTGGAGGCCGGCACGCGCATCGTGCAGATGGGCTACGCCTCGGAGGGTGAGGTCACCGACCTCGTCAACAATGCGCAGGCCGAGATCTACCAGGTCGCCGGTGGCGTCGAGGCCGAAGACTTCATCCCCCTCACCGAGGCGGTCACGACGGCGATCGACGAGATCGAGGCCGCGAAGGGCCGCGACGGTCAGATGACGGGCGTGCCCACGGGGTTCCATGACCTGGATGCCCTGACCAACGGTCTGCACCCCGGCCAGCTCGTCCTCGTCGCTGCGCGACCCGCGCTCGGCAAGTCGACGCTCGCCCTCGACTTCGCCCGTGCCGCGGCGATCAAGCACGACATGCCGACGATCATCTTCTCGCTCGAGATGGGCCGCAGCGAGATCGCGATGCGTCTGCTCTCGGCCGAGGCCTCGGTGCCGCTGCAGGCGATGCGCAAGGGCACCGTCGATGCTCGCGACTGGACGACGATCGCGGCGACCCGCGGTCGCATCAACGACGCCCCGCTGTACATCGACGACAGCCCAAACATGACGCTCGTCGAGATTCGCGCCAAGTGCCGCCGCCTCAAGCAGAAGGTCGGCCTCAAGATGGTCATCATCGACTACCTGCAGCTCATGACGAGCGGCAAGCGCGTCGAGAGCCGCCAGCAGGAGGTCAGCGAGTTCTCGCGCGCCCTCAAGCTCATGGCGAAAGAGCTGCAGGTGCCGGTCGTCGCCCTCTCGCAGCTCAACCGCGGCCCCGAGCAGCGCGCCGACAAGAAGCCCGCGCTCAGCGACCTGCGCGAGTCGGGCTCGCTCGAGCAAGACGCCGACATGGTGATCCTGCTGCACCGCGAGAGCGCCTACGAGAAAGAGAACCCGCGCGCGGGCGAAGCCGACTTCATTGTCGCCAAGCACCGCAACGGCCCGACCGACACGATCACGGTCGGCTTCCACGGACATTTCTCGCGCTTCGCCGACATGCCCCGCATCTGA
- a CDS encoding phage holin family protein, whose product MGRFLIRLIINTIALWLTTLIVEGVKVVSYGVEGDTVALVLTYLIVGAIFGIVNAVIGNAIRIVAFPLYILTLGLIALIVNGLLLLLVAWISSLLGFGLTVDGFWWGVLGAVVLGLLSWLIGVLLRPFVPRKRS is encoded by the coding sequence ATGGGACGCTTCCTGATCCGCCTGATCATCAACACCATCGCGCTGTGGCTGACCACGCTCATCGTCGAAGGGGTGAAGGTCGTCTCGTACGGCGTCGAGGGTGACACGGTCGCGCTCGTGCTCACCTATCTCATCGTCGGCGCGATCTTCGGCATCGTGAACGCCGTCATCGGCAACGCGATCCGCATCGTCGCCTTCCCGCTGTACATCCTCACGCTCGGGCTCATCGCGCTCATCGTCAACGGGCTGCTGCTGCTGCTCGTCGCGTGGATCTCGAGCCTGCTCGGCTTCGGCCTCACGGTCGACGGCTTCTGGTGGGGCGTGCTCGGCGCCGTCGTGCTCGGCCTGCTGAGCTGGCTCATCGGCGTGCTGCTGCGCCCCTTCGTCCCGCGCAAGCGCTCCTGA
- the purB gene encoding adenylosuccinate lyase gives MSPLSIQPLSPLDGRYQAQVAALGEHLSEAGLNRARIQVEVEWLIHLTDAELFGSRRLTADEARQLRAIVTEFGDDDIADLARREAVTRHDVKAVEYLVRDKLAALGLTEIAELTHFACTSEDINNLAYALTIRAAVRDVWMPRARSLVETLRALALELRDQPMLAHTHGQPATPTTMGKELAVTVHRLELLLATVDAIEYRGKFSGATGTFSAHLAAEPDHDWISASRDFVTGLGLTWNPLTTQIESHDWQAQLYQRISHVGRVLHNLCTDVWSYISMGYFRQIPQPGATGSSTMPHKINPIRFENAEANLELASALLDSLAATLVTSRLQRDLTDSTTQRNVGVALGHSLLALDNISKGLGEIAIDPDALARDLDGNWEVLGEAIQTVIRAEVTAGRSSIADPYAMLKELTRGHRIGGDELRAFVEGLDISSEAKARLVALTPHGYVGAASRLVDFIDPALAE, from the coding sequence ATGAGCCCGCTCAGCATCCAGCCCCTCAGCCCGCTCGACGGGCGCTACCAGGCCCAGGTCGCCGCACTCGGCGAGCACCTCAGCGAGGCGGGTCTCAACCGCGCCCGCATCCAGGTCGAGGTCGAATGGCTCATCCACCTCACCGACGCCGAGTTGTTCGGATCCCGCCGGCTGACGGCCGACGAGGCCCGCCAGTTGCGGGCGATCGTCACGGAGTTCGGCGACGACGACATCGCCGACCTCGCCCGCCGCGAGGCCGTCACGCGCCACGACGTCAAAGCCGTCGAGTACCTCGTGCGCGACAAGCTCGCCGCGCTGGGCCTCACCGAGATCGCCGAGCTCACGCACTTCGCGTGCACGAGCGAAGACATCAACAACCTCGCCTACGCGCTCACGATCCGCGCGGCCGTTCGCGATGTGTGGATGCCGCGCGCACGCTCGCTCGTCGAGACCCTGCGCGCCCTCGCCCTCGAGCTGCGCGACCAACCGATGCTCGCGCACACCCACGGCCAGCCCGCGACGCCCACCACGATGGGCAAGGAGCTCGCCGTCACCGTCCACCGGCTCGAGCTGCTGCTCGCCACGGTCGACGCGATCGAGTACCGCGGCAAGTTCTCGGGCGCCACCGGCACCTTCTCGGCGCACCTCGCCGCCGAACCCGACCACGACTGGATCAGCGCATCCCGCGACTTCGTCACGGGGCTCGGGCTCACCTGGAACCCGCTCACGACGCAGATCGAGTCGCACGACTGGCAGGCGCAGCTCTACCAGCGCATCAGTCACGTCGGGCGCGTGCTGCACAACCTCTGCACCGACGTGTGGAGCTACATCTCGATGGGCTACTTCCGGCAGATCCCCCAGCCGGGTGCGACGGGCTCGTCGACCATGCCCCACAAGATCAACCCGATCCGCTTCGAGAACGCCGAAGCCAACCTCGAGCTCGCGAGCGCCCTGCTCGACTCGCTCGCCGCGACACTCGTGACCTCGCGCCTCCAGCGCGACCTGACCGACTCGACGACGCAGCGCAATGTCGGCGTCGCGCTCGGCCACTCGCTGCTCGCCCTCGACAACATCAGCAAGGGCCTCGGCGAGATCGCGATCGATCCGGATGCGCTCGCGCGCGATCTCGACGGCAACTGGGAGGTGCTCGGCGAGGCGATCCAGACGGTCATCCGCGCGGAGGTCACCGCGGGCCGCAGCTCGATCGCCGACCCGTACGCGATGCTGAAAGAGCTCACGCGCGGTCACCGCATCGGCGGGGACGAGCTGCGGGCCTTCGTCGAGGGGCTCGACATCTCGAGCGAGGCGAAAGCCCGGCTCGTCGCGCTCACGCCGCACGGCTACGTGGGCGCCGCATCCCGTCTCGTCGACTTCATCGATCCGGCACTCGCCGAGTAG
- a CDS encoding histidinol-phosphate transaminase, with protein MTETPAPAVRLRPEIVALPAYKQGRAASPEAFKLSSNENPFPPHPAVLAAIRDLDINRYPDATALVVRERLAARHGVTPDEIIVGAGSVALLAQLISAAATVGDEVVFAWRSFEAYPGLVTVAGATSVRVPLTADARHDLPAMAASVTDRTRAVIVCTPNNPTGTVVTAEEFAQFMAAVPSDLLVILDEAYAEFIDDPAAVDGAELVHRYPNLVILRTFSKAYGLAGLRVGYAIGPVAVLDAARSTAIPLSVTEAAQRAVLAAMQVEPELLARVRALAARRDTVQAALREQGWQVPVSQGNFVWLPTGPATAAAGEAFASAGIVARVFPPEGIRVSIGEAESVESLLAVAGEVVRTL; from the coding sequence GTGACCGAGACCCCCGCGCCCGCCGTGCGCCTGCGCCCCGAGATCGTCGCGCTGCCCGCCTACAAGCAGGGCCGAGCGGCCTCGCCCGAGGCCTTCAAGCTGTCGAGCAACGAGAACCCCTTCCCCCCGCATCCGGCGGTGCTCGCGGCCATCCGCGACCTCGATATCAACCGCTATCCGGATGCCACGGCCCTCGTCGTGCGCGAGCGCCTGGCCGCGCGCCACGGCGTGACCCCCGACGAGATCATCGTGGGGGCCGGATCGGTCGCGCTGCTCGCGCAGCTCATCAGCGCCGCGGCCACCGTCGGCGACGAGGTCGTCTTCGCCTGGCGCAGCTTCGAGGCCTACCCCGGTCTCGTGACGGTCGCGGGGGCGACGAGCGTGCGCGTGCCGCTCACGGCGGATGCCCGCCACGACCTGCCCGCGATGGCCGCGTCCGTCACCGACCGCACGCGCGCCGTGATCGTCTGCACGCCGAACAACCCCACGGGCACGGTCGTGACAGCGGAGGAGTTCGCGCAGTTCATGGCGGCCGTGCCGAGCGACCTGCTCGTCATCCTCGACGAGGCCTACGCCGAGTTCATCGACGATCCCGCGGCGGTCGACGGGGCCGAGCTCGTGCACCGCTACCCCAACCTCGTCATCCTGCGCACGTTCTCGAAGGCCTACGGGCTCGCGGGTCTGCGCGTCGGCTACGCGATCGGCCCCGTCGCGGTGCTCGACGCCGCGCGCAGCACGGCGATTCCGCTCAGCGTCACCGAGGCCGCGCAGCGCGCCGTGCTCGCGGCGATGCAGGTCGAGCCCGAACTGCTCGCGCGGGTGCGCGCGCTCGCGGCGCGGCGCGACACCGTGCAGGCCGCGCTGCGCGAGCAGGGCTGGCAGGTGCCGGTATCGCAGGGCAACTTCGTGTGGCTGCCGACCGGGCCGGCCACGGCCGCCGCGGGCGAGGCTTTCGCCAGTGCCGGGATCGTCGCGCGCGTGTTCCCTCCGGAGGGCATCCGTGTCTCGATCGGCGAGGCCGAGTCTGTGGAATCTCTGCTGGCGGTCGCGGGCGAGGTTGTTCGAACCCTCTGA
- a CDS encoding alpha/beta hydrolase family protein, with protein MTSGLAGGPGGLAVGVGAAVATDELERLAGALRSASAHCGEVVLRIPPLRTGESAGRDADLWQVQGAARTSAERLAALARSLHDAATLYESAEAATARALEAVAAQLAAAAGLLLSRLGVLLLPALVTAAGRAAALWGLVPPEQRQALGAAIGDGPLPAVLSEPAALEALRFALSLADDAALGAAGVPPALVAAIGETGLGAVGLDSAALAVVGLAALAGASGVDPVRIDRVGADLRRGGESRPVAPPTSLADRAGRIPEPAAPIVIERYVLADGSPHVEVFIAGTDAQAELGGDRPWDMASNVAIIAGEPASSVQAVRAALDAEGVTSTTSIVFTGYSQGGAIATVLAESGDYRTTGLLTVGAPSGDLPVRGDYPAIVIEHREDLVPVLSGIRRESTAVIVRGDGLRADEQTEGMLPAHDLERYRRTASAADSHDSAALRAAIDALPRPTGAGERTAWTATRIPRTGAD; from the coding sequence GTGACGAGCGGTCTCGCGGGCGGGCCGGGCGGGCTGGCGGTGGGGGTCGGGGCCGCCGTGGCGACCGACGAGCTCGAGCGGCTGGCGGGCGCGCTGCGGAGCGCGAGCGCGCACTGCGGCGAAGTCGTGCTGCGCATCCCGCCGCTGCGCACGGGTGAGAGCGCGGGGCGCGACGCCGACCTCTGGCAGGTGCAGGGCGCGGCGCGCACGTCTGCCGAGCGACTCGCGGCGCTCGCCCGTTCGCTGCACGACGCGGCGACGCTGTACGAGAGCGCCGAGGCGGCGACCGCCCGGGCTCTCGAGGCGGTCGCGGCGCAGCTCGCGGCGGCGGCGGGGTTGCTGCTGTCGCGGCTCGGCGTGCTGCTGCTGCCGGCGCTCGTGACGGCGGCGGGCCGCGCCGCCGCGCTCTGGGGGCTCGTGCCGCCCGAGCAGCGGCAGGCGCTCGGCGCGGCCATCGGCGACGGACCGCTGCCTGCAGTGCTGAGCGAGCCCGCCGCCCTCGAGGCGCTGCGCTTCGCGCTCTCGCTCGCCGACGATGCCGCGCTCGGGGCGGCCGGGGTGCCCCCTGCCCTCGTTGCCGCGATCGGAGAGACGGGGCTCGGCGCCGTCGGCCTCGACTCGGCGGCGCTCGCCGTCGTCGGGCTCGCCGCGCTCGCCGGCGCGAGCGGGGTCGACCCCGTGCGCATCGACCGTGTGGGCGCTGACCTGCGGCGCGGTGGCGAGTCGCGCCCCGTCGCGCCCCCGACCTCGCTCGCCGACCGCGCGGGGCGCATCCCCGAACCGGCGGCGCCCATCGTCATCGAGCGCTACGTGCTCGCCGACGGCAGCCCGCACGTCGAGGTCTTCATCGCCGGCACCGATGCGCAGGCCGAGCTCGGTGGCGACCGGCCCTGGGACATGGCGAGCAACGTGGCGATCATCGCGGGCGAACCGGCCTCGTCGGTGCAGGCCGTGCGCGCGGCGCTCGACGCCGAGGGGGTGACGAGCACGACCTCGATCGTCTTCACCGGCTACTCGCAGGGCGGCGCGATCGCGACCGTGCTCGCCGAGTCGGGCGACTATCGCACGACCGGCCTCCTCACCGTCGGGGCGCCGAGCGGCGACCTGCCCGTGCGCGGCGACTACCCCGCGATCGTCATCGAGCACCGGGAGGATCTCGTGCCGGTGCTCTCGGGCATCCGCCGCGAGTCGACCGCCGTCATCGTGCGGGGCGATGGCCTGCGGGCCGACGAGCAGACCGAGGGGATGCTGCCGGCACACGATCTCGAGCGCTACCGCCGCACCGCATCCGCCGCCGACAGCCACGACAGTGCCGCGCTGCGGGCCGCGATCGACGCGCTGCCGCGGCCGACCGGCGCCGGGGAGCGCACCGCGTGGACGGCCACGCGGATTCCGCGCACGGGCGCGGACTAG
- a CDS encoding dihydrolipoamide acetyltransferase family protein, translating into MSISEFPLPDVGEGLTEAEIVSWHVKPGDTVTINQVIVEIETAKSLVELPSPFAGTVDALLVEEGQTVEVGTPIITVRGDAGAGPSDATDPGVADTASSIASEAEAEKPGAVLVGYGAKGHVASRRTRGRAAAPASAAPAPAAAPRLASVPAADSGPVIAKPPIRKLAKDLDVDLTAVTATGLAGEITRDDVIRHAQQASVFRNIQTPAWPNEREDRIPVKGVRKAIAAGMVKSAFSAPHVSVFVDVDATRTMEFVKRLKASPDFAGIKVSPLLIMAKAMIWAVRRNPTVNSTWTDTEIIVHHFVNFGFAAATPRGLVVPNIKNAQDLSLRELAQAIELMTNTARDGKLQPADMADGTITITNIGVFGMDTGTPILNPGEVAIVALGTIKQKPWVVDGEVRPRFVTTIGGSFDHRVVDGDVASRFLADVASVIEEPALLLD; encoded by the coding sequence GTGAGCATCTCCGAGTTCCCGCTCCCCGACGTCGGGGAGGGCCTGACCGAGGCCGAGATCGTGTCGTGGCACGTCAAGCCCGGCGATACCGTCACCATCAACCAGGTGATCGTCGAGATCGAGACGGCGAAGTCGCTCGTCGAACTGCCGTCTCCCTTCGCGGGCACGGTCGACGCCCTGCTCGTCGAGGAGGGCCAGACCGTCGAGGTCGGCACCCCGATCATCACGGTGCGGGGGGATGCGGGGGCCGGGCCCTCGGACGCGACCGATCCCGGCGTCGCCGACACGGCATCCAGCATCGCGAGCGAGGCGGAGGCCGAGAAGCCCGGCGCCGTGCTCGTGGGCTACGGCGCCAAGGGTCACGTCGCCTCGCGCCGCACGCGCGGTCGCGCCGCGGCCCCCGCCTCTGCGGCCCCCGCTCCGGCTGCCGCGCCGCGCCTGGCCTCGGTGCCCGCCGCCGACTCCGGTCCGGTCATCGCGAAGCCGCCCATCCGCAAGCTCGCGAAAGACCTCGACGTCGACCTGACGGCCGTCACGGCCACGGGCCTCGCGGGCGAGATCACGCGCGATGACGTCATCCGGCACGCACAGCAGGCGAGCGTGTTCCGCAACATCCAGACCCCCGCGTGGCCGAACGAGCGCGAGGACCGCATCCCCGTGAAGGGCGTGCGCAAGGCGATCGCGGCGGGCATGGTCAAGAGCGCGTTCAGCGCGCCGCACGTGAGCGTCTTCGTCGACGTCGACGCGACCCGCACGATGGAGTTCGTCAAGCGCCTCAAGGCGAGCCCCGACTTCGCGGGCATCAAGGTCTCGCCGCTGCTCATCATGGCGAAGGCGATGATCTGGGCGGTGCGCCGCAACCCCACGGTCAACTCGACGTGGACCGACACCGAGATCATCGTGCACCACTTCGTCAACTTCGGTTTCGCGGCGGCGACCCCCCGCGGGCTCGTCGTGCCCAACATCAAGAACGCGCAAGATCTGAGCCTGCGCGAGCTCGCCCAGGCGATCGAGCTCATGACCAACACGGCGCGCGACGGCAAGCTGCAGCCCGCCGACATGGCCGACGGCACGATCACGATCACCAACATCGGCGTCTTCGGCATGGACACCGGCACGCCCATCCTGAACCCGGGCGAGGTGGCGATCGTCGCGCTCGGCACGATCAAGCAGAAGCCGTGGGTCGTCGACGGCGAGGTGCGCCCTCGCTTCGTCACGACGATCGGCGGCTCGTTCGATCACCGCGTGGTCGACGGCGACGTCGCGAGCCGGTTCCTCGCCGACGTCGCGAGCGTCATCGAAGAGCCGGCGCTGCTGCTCGACTAA
- a CDS encoding alpha-ketoacid dehydrogenase subunit beta: MTVETLTMAKALTLGLAAAMQADEKVILMGEDIGPLGGVFRVTEGLQQQFGAHRVLDTPLAESGIVGAAIGLAMRGYRPVVEIQFDGFIFPAFDQITTQLAKLTARHEGALQLPVVIRVPYGGHIGAVEHHQESPEAYFAHTAGLRLVSPATPHDAYWMIQQAIASTDPVMVFEPKSRYWPKGEVDRASPGADLHASRIVRAGTDVTVVGHGAMVSMLLDAAEVAAEEGTSLEVVDLRSLSPIDYAPLLDSVRRTGRLVLAQEAPGSVSIGSEIAATVTEKAFYSLEAPVLRVSGYDTPFPPAKLEGAYLPDVDRILHAVDRALAY; this comes from the coding sequence ATGACGGTCGAGACCCTGACCATGGCCAAGGCCCTCACGCTCGGCCTCGCCGCCGCGATGCAGGCCGACGAGAAGGTCATCCTCATGGGGGAGGACATCGGCCCGCTCGGCGGCGTCTTCCGCGTGACCGAGGGCCTGCAGCAGCAGTTCGGCGCCCACCGCGTGCTCGACACCCCGCTCGCCGAGTCGGGCATCGTCGGGGCCGCGATCGGGCTCGCGATGCGCGGCTACCGACCCGTCGTCGAGATTCAGTTCGACGGCTTCATCTTCCCGGCCTTCGACCAGATCACGACGCAGCTCGCCAAGCTCACCGCGCGGCACGAGGGGGCGCTGCAGCTGCCCGTCGTCATCCGCGTGCCCTATGGCGGCCACATCGGCGCGGTCGAGCACCACCAGGAGAGCCCCGAGGCCTACTTCGCCCACACCGCGGGCCTGCGTCTCGTGAGCCCCGCGACCCCGCATGATGCCTACTGGATGATCCAGCAGGCGATCGCGAGCACCGACCCCGTCATGGTCTTCGAGCCCAAGAGCCGCTACTGGCCCAAGGGCGAGGTCGACCGGGCGTCACCCGGTGCCGACCTTCACGCCTCGCGCATCGTGCGCGCGGGAACCGATGTGACGGTCGTGGGCCACGGCGCCATGGTGAGCATGCTGCTCGATGCCGCCGAGGTCGCCGCCGAGGAGGGCACGAGCCTCGAGGTCGTCGACCTGCGCTCGCTCTCGCCCATCGACTACGCTCCGCTGCTCGACTCGGTGCGCCGCACGGGCCGGCTCGTCCTGGCGCAGGAAGCGCCGGGCTCGGTGAGCATCGGCTCGGAGATCGCCGCGACGGTGACCGAGAAGGCGTTCTACTCGCTCGAGGCCCCCGTGCTGCGCGTGAGCGGCTACGACACCCCGTTCCCCCCGGCCAAGCTCGAGGGCGCCTACCTGCCCGACGTCGACCGCATCCTGCACGCCGTCGACCGCGCCCTGGCCTACTGA
- a CDS encoding thiamine pyrophosphate-dependent dehydrogenase E1 component subunit alpha, whose amino-acid sequence MSYTPETLQLLAPDGTRVASDATEAYLPYVDALTEQQLREFYRTMRVIRRFDIEAGNLQRQGQLALWIPSLGQEAAQVGSGFAARAHDHIFPAYREHAVGHIRGLDVVQIIKMLRGLTHGGWNPAETGNFHLYTLVIGSQTLHATGYAMGLRFDGLVGTGDPETDTAVLVYFGDGATSQGDVNEAFVFAQSYQTPQVFFLQNNHWAISVPVRVQSRTPLFHRPRGFGIPSVQIDGNDVLMSYAATAASLDAARAGDGPQFIEALTYRMGAHTTSDDPTKYRDDDELHYWQERDPISRFETYLRGLGESEAFFTEVHDEAEQFASEARARTLALEPPAADSMFEHVYSQPHPVMEAQRQALADYEASFEGGAS is encoded by the coding sequence ATGTCGTACACCCCGGAGACGCTGCAGCTGCTCGCGCCCGACGGAACGCGGGTCGCGAGCGACGCCACCGAGGCCTACCTGCCCTATGTGGATGCTCTCACCGAGCAGCAGTTGCGCGAGTTCTACCGCACGATGCGCGTCATCCGGCGCTTCGACATCGAGGCCGGCAACCTGCAGCGCCAGGGCCAGCTCGCCCTGTGGATTCCGAGCCTCGGCCAGGAGGCCGCCCAGGTCGGCTCGGGCTTCGCCGCTCGGGCCCACGACCACATCTTCCCCGCCTACCGCGAGCACGCGGTCGGGCATATCCGCGGACTCGACGTCGTGCAGATCATCAAGATGCTGCGCGGCCTCACGCACGGGGGCTGGAACCCGGCCGAGACGGGCAACTTCCACCTCTACACGCTCGTGATCGGCTCGCAGACCCTGCATGCCACGGGCTACGCCATGGGGCTGCGCTTCGACGGCCTGGTCGGCACGGGCGACCCCGAGACCGACACGGCCGTGCTCGTCTACTTCGGCGACGGGGCCACGAGCCAGGGCGACGTGAACGAGGCCTTCGTCTTCGCGCAGAGCTACCAGACCCCGCAGGTGTTCTTCCTGCAGAACAACCATTGGGCCATCTCGGTGCCCGTGCGCGTGCAGTCGCGCACGCCGCTCTTCCACCGGCCGCGCGGCTTCGGTATTCCGAGCGTGCAGATCGACGGCAACGACGTGCTCATGAGCTACGCCGCGACGGCCGCGAGTCTCGACGCCGCACGCGCGGGAGACGGCCCGCAGTTCATCGAGGCGCTCACGTACCGCATGGGTGCCCACACCACGAGCGACGACCCGACGAAGTACCGCGACGACGACGAGCTGCACTACTGGCAGGAGCGCGACCCGATCAGCCGCTTCGAGACCTACTTGCGCGGACTCGGCGAGAGCGAGGCCTTCTTCACCGAGGTGCACGACGAGGCCGAGCAGTTCGCCTCCGAGGCGCGCGCCCGCACCCTCGCCCTCGAGCCGCCCGCGGCCGACTCGATGTTCGAGCACGTCTACAGCCAGCCGCATCCGGTCATGGAGGCGCAGCGCCAGGCCCTCGCCGACTACGAGGCCTCGTTCGAGGGGGGTGCCTCATGA
- the rplI gene encoding 50S ribosomal protein L9 produces MSKLILTQDVTGLGAPGDVVEVKNGYARNYLIPQGLAVAWSRGGEKQVDSIKAARAAREHATIEEAMDLKARLEANPVTLAVKAGAEGRLFGSVKTGDVADAVAAAGLGSIDKRLLELVAPIKGLGQHEAILKLRDGIVATITISVVAAK; encoded by the coding sequence ATGTCGAAGCTCATCCTCACGCAGGACGTCACCGGTCTCGGTGCGCCCGGCGACGTCGTCGAGGTCAAGAACGGGTACGCCCGCAACTACCTCATTCCCCAGGGTCTGGCCGTGGCGTGGAGCCGCGGTGGCGAGAAGCAGGTCGACTCGATCAAGGCTGCCCGCGCCGCGCGCGAGCACGCCACGATCGAGGAGGCCATGGACCTCAAGGCCCGCCTCGAAGCCAACCCCGTCACGCTCGCCGTCAAGGCGGGCGCCGAGGGCCGGCTGTTCGGCTCGGTCAAGACGGGTGACGTGGCCGACGCCGTGGCCGCCGCCGGTCTCGGCTCGATCGACAAGCGCCTGCTCGAGCTCGTCGCGCCCATCAAGGGGCTCGGCCAGCACGAGGCGATCCTCAAGCTGCGCGACGGCATCGTCGCGACCATCACCATCTCGGTCGTGGCCGCGAAGTAG
- a CDS encoding low molecular weight protein-tyrosine-phosphatase, with translation MSFDRVLDAPGMFRICFVCTGNICRSPMAEAIFRELIRARGWEQHVSVHSAGTGEWHVGESSDPRTVASLRARGYDGGAHRARQFDVTWFESLDLIIAFDRTHERILKSWAPDDDARAKVHLLLSFDPDAGGALDVPDPYYSDAAMFDAVLGMIERSCLALFRQLEPGIRQGVVS, from the coding sequence ATGAGCTTCGACCGGGTCCTCGATGCACCCGGCATGTTCCGCATCTGCTTCGTCTGCACGGGCAACATCTGCCGCTCGCCCATGGCCGAGGCGATCTTCCGCGAACTCATCCGCGCGCGTGGCTGGGAGCAGCACGTGAGCGTGCACTCGGCCGGCACGGGCGAGTGGCACGTGGGGGAGAGCAGCGACCCGCGCACCGTCGCGTCGCTGCGCGCCCGCGGCTACGACGGCGGGGCGCACCGGGCCCGGCAGTTCGACGTGACGTGGTTCGAGAGCCTCGACCTCATCATCGCGTTCGACCGCACGCACGAGCGCATCCTCAAGTCGTGGGCGCCCGACGACGACGCGCGCGCGAAGGTGCACCTGCTGCTGAGCTTCGACCCCGATGCCGGCGGTGCGCTCGACGTGCCCGACCCCTACTACTCCGACGCGGCGATGTTCGACGCCGTGCTCGGCATGATCGAGCGGTCGTGCCTCGCGCTCTTCCGCCAGCTCGAACCCGGCATACGACAGGGAGTCGTCTCATGA